The Raoultibacter phocaeensis genome includes a window with the following:
- a CDS encoding SDR family oxidoreductase — protein sequence MGIYVITGATSGIGARTASILKDQGHTVVNIDLKGGDIDANLATRAGRQQALAELHDLHPEGIDAMICNAGVSAANGNIPLIISLNYFGATEMAIGARDLLEKKGGNCVVISSNTIAQGAARMDVVGMLNNHADEDRILELVKDYDPSTAHAFYAATKYALARWARRVSADWGARGVRMNVVAPGNVRTAMTDQLTDEMLVAVRALPVPTNYGGDPLMDPTEIANAIVFLSSPEARGINGVVLFVDGGTDALLHSEKVY from the coding sequence ATGGGTATCTACGTGATAACCGGTGCCACAAGCGGCATCGGTGCCAGAACGGCCTCGATCCTCAAAGATCAGGGGCACACCGTAGTCAACATCGACCTCAAAGGAGGCGATATCGACGCGAATCTCGCCACGAGGGCGGGAAGACAGCAAGCGCTCGCCGAACTGCATGACCTGCATCCCGAAGGCATCGACGCCATGATCTGCAACGCAGGCGTGTCGGCGGCCAACGGAAACATCCCGCTGATCATTTCCCTCAATTACTTCGGTGCCACCGAAATGGCAATCGGGGCGAGGGATCTGCTCGAGAAAAAAGGCGGCAACTGCGTCGTTATCTCGTCGAACACGATCGCGCAGGGCGCGGCACGCATGGACGTTGTCGGCATGCTCAACAACCACGCCGACGAAGACCGCATCCTCGAACTCGTCAAAGATTACGATCCTTCGACCGCCCACGCGTTCTACGCGGCGACCAAGTACGCGCTCGCCCGCTGGGCCCGACGCGTGAGTGCCGACTGGGGCGCTCGCGGAGTCCGAATGAACGTTGTCGCTCCAGGAAACGTGCGCACCGCAATGACCGACCAGTTGACCGATGAGATGCTCGTTGCCGTCCGTGCGCTTCCCGTGCCCACAAATTACGGCGGCGATCCGCTCATGGACCCAACCGAAATAGCCAACGCCATCGTGTTTCTCTCTTCGCCCGAAGCGCGGGGCATCAACGGCGTCGTGCTGTTCGTCGACGGCGGAACCGATGCGCTGCTGCATTCCGAGAAAGTCTACTAG
- a CDS encoding nuclear transport factor 2 family protein produces the protein MIVNAFVDAMLKKDHEALAACFTDSCRLFDYCPQLVGLENFFTYGKRAIDMFYHNQFVLSGFSMLDPRIIDERTVNFYADYNGTVVHAIATIENCNDSSCSLDNSLIQELVIRPA, from the coding sequence ATGATCGTCAACGCTTTCGTCGATGCAATGCTGAAGAAAGACCATGAAGCTCTGGCGGCGTGCTTCACCGATTCATGCCGTCTGTTCGACTACTGCCCTCAGCTCGTCGGCCTTGAGAACTTCTTCACCTACGGCAAGCGCGCCATCGACATGTTCTACCACAACCAGTTCGTCTTAAGCGGGTTTTCAATGCTCGACCCCCGCATTATCGATGAGCGAACCGTTAATTTCTACGCTGACTACAACGGCACCGTTGTGCATGCGATCGCCACGATAGAGAATTGCAACGACTCGAGCTGCTCGCTCGACAACAGCCTCATCCAAGAGCTCGTGATTCGCCCGGCGTAG
- a CDS encoding helix-turn-helix transcriptional regulator: protein MRNDIKALRKAAGLRQEDLANRCDVSRQTIIAIENNQYDPSLSLAIHLARELETTVEELFHLD from the coding sequence ATGAGAAACGATATTAAGGCCTTGCGCAAAGCAGCGGGCCTTCGTCAAGAAGACCTTGCGAATCGCTGCGACGTAAGCCGCCAGACGATTATCGCCATCGAAAACAACCAATACGATCCCTCTCTTTCGCTTGCCATACATCTGGCGCGCGAGCTGGAAACAACGGTGGAAGAGCTTTTCCACTTGGATTAG
- a CDS encoding GyrI-like domain-containing protein produces MAEKKFDFKKEYPDLYPSKTKPTIVEVPAMGFIMVPGTGDPNVEGGEYEHAMSLLYGLSFTIKMSKMAGTQPEGYFEYVVSPLEGLWWTDDVPFEGMPIQDKSAFTWISMIRQPDFVTPAVFEWAAGELSRKKPELDLSRARFEVFEEGLCAQILHKGPYDDEPATIIELNRFIEAEGYDTDISSAREPFPLARRHHEIYLGDPRKSKPENLKTVIRHPIRKV; encoded by the coding sequence AATACCCCGATCTCTATCCTTCGAAAACGAAACCGACAATCGTCGAAGTACCTGCCATGGGCTTCATCATGGTGCCCGGCACAGGAGACCCCAACGTCGAAGGCGGCGAATACGAGCACGCAATGAGCCTTCTCTACGGCCTTTCGTTCACCATCAAAATGTCTAAAATGGCAGGAACGCAACCGGAAGGGTACTTCGAGTACGTCGTCAGTCCGCTCGAAGGTCTGTGGTGGACCGATGATGTACCCTTCGAGGGCATGCCGATTCAGGACAAAAGCGCGTTTACGTGGATCTCGATGATTCGCCAGCCCGATTTCGTAACCCCCGCCGTTTTCGAATGGGCGGCAGGCGAACTCTCACGGAAAAAGCCCGAACTCGACCTTTCCCGTGCGCGCTTCGAAGTGTTCGAAGAAGGCCTCTGCGCCCAGATTCTGCATAAAGGGCCCTATGACGATGAACCTGCGACCATCATCGAACTGAACCGCTTCATCGAAGCCGAAGGCTACGATACCGATATTTCGTCAGCACGTGAACCGTTCCCGCTTGCCCGCAGGCATCACGAGATCTATTTAGGCGATCCACGCAAGTCGAAACCTGAGAACCTTAAGACGGTCATCCGCCATCCTATCCGAAAGGTTTGA
- a CDS encoding TfoX/Sxy family protein — MASSPEFVAYVCDQLAPLGQVHTRKMFGEYGVYFGGKYFGLICDDRFMIKITEAGRALVPHCPLGVPYEGAKEALLIEDLEDRDLLVELVKATCAELPDPKPKKKKVQP; from the coding sequence ATGGCTTCGAGTCCTGAGTTCGTAGCGTACGTATGCGACCAGCTTGCACCTTTAGGGCAGGTGCATACGCGAAAGATGTTCGGCGAGTACGGGGTGTACTTCGGGGGAAAGTACTTCGGGCTCATATGCGACGATCGATTCATGATCAAAATCACGGAAGCGGGCAGGGCCCTCGTGCCGCACTGCCCGCTCGGCGTTCCGTACGAAGGCGCGAAAGAAGCGCTGCTCATTGAAGATCTCGAGGACCGAGATCTGCTGGTCGAACTCGTCAAGGCAACGTGCGCCGAGCTTCCCGATCCTAAGCCGAAGAAAAAGAAGGTGCAGCCATGA
- a CDS encoding YjdF family protein yields the protein MQVNSSSTLTILHDGQFWVGICEREEDGLYGARRIVFGPHEPTDETVLAFVCARWHRLAFRMGTREGRESPVRRGKINPKRMQRIVRRTIEDRGVGTKAQQAVREGYEAAKTERKKEDRAERHDEAQRRFQLKQQKRKEKKRGH from the coding sequence ATGCAGGTCAATTCATCATCGACATTGACGATACTTCACGACGGCCAATTTTGGGTCGGCATCTGCGAACGCGAGGAAGACGGGCTCTACGGTGCCCGTCGCATCGTGTTCGGCCCCCATGAGCCGACCGATGAAACCGTGCTCGCATTCGTATGCGCTCGTTGGCACCGGCTTGCGTTTCGGATGGGGACCCGCGAAGGGCGGGAATCGCCGGTTCGGCGCGGCAAGATCAACCCCAAACGTATGCAGCGCATCGTGCGCCGTACAATAGAAGACCGCGGTGTCGGCACGAAGGCCCAGCAGGCTGTGCGCGAAGGCTACGAGGCGGCGAAGACCGAGCGCAAGAAAGAAGATCGCGCCGAGCGCCACGATGAGGCGCAGCGCCGTTTCCAACTCAAGCAGCAGAAACGCAAGGAGAAGAAGCGAGGGCATTGA
- a CDS encoding SPL family radical SAM protein: MKTIKAKSILQKVRYDGSQWFGIDYTMNLYRGCTHGCIYCDSRSDCYRIDTFDEVRVKFDALAILNRELRSRRNKGVVGIGAMSDTYNPFERELKVTRGALELIEQYGFGVSIDTKSTLITRDIDLLQRIGQQHSAIAKLTITTVDDELARLLEPGAPLPSERFAALAELARANIFCGVLFSPMLPFITDNDESIEALVAAAAKAGAKFIHTLGGVTMRAGQKEHFLARLADVSPDLPERYTSTFGDRYLCNSPRKREALALFRKRCNEAGILYRMPDIIEAYKKQEPNQMGLW, encoded by the coding sequence ATGAAAACGATCAAGGCAAAGAGTATTCTCCAAAAAGTCCGCTACGACGGGTCGCAGTGGTTCGGCATCGACTACACCATGAACCTGTACCGGGGATGCACGCACGGCTGCATCTACTGCGACAGCCGAAGCGACTGCTACCGCATCGATACCTTCGACGAGGTGCGCGTGAAGTTCGACGCGCTCGCCATCTTAAACCGCGAGCTGCGCTCGCGCAGGAACAAGGGCGTCGTCGGCATCGGTGCCATGTCGGACACGTACAATCCGTTCGAGCGCGAGCTTAAGGTAACGCGCGGTGCCCTCGAACTCATCGAGCAGTACGGATTCGGCGTGTCGATCGACACGAAGAGCACGCTCATCACCCGCGACATCGACCTTCTGCAGCGCATCGGACAGCAGCACTCGGCGATAGCCAAGCTCACGATAACCACCGTCGACGACGAACTCGCCCGCCTGCTCGAGCCGGGCGCGCCCCTTCCGAGCGAAAGGTTCGCAGCGCTCGCCGAGCTCGCCCGCGCAAACATCTTCTGCGGCGTGCTGTTTTCCCCAATGCTTCCGTTCATCACCGACAACGACGAGAGCATCGAAGCCCTGGTGGCCGCTGCGGCGAAAGCGGGTGCGAAGTTCATCCATACGCTCGGAGGCGTAACGATGCGCGCCGGCCAGAAGGAGCACTTCCTTGCCCGCCTCGCCGATGTGTCACCCGACCTGCCCGAACGCTACACGAGCACGTTCGGCGACCGATACTTGTGCAACTCGCCGCGCAAACGCGAAGCGCTCGCCCTGTTTCGCAAGCGCTGCAACGAAGCGGGCATCCTCTATCGGATGCCCGACATCATCGAGGCGTACAAGAAGCAGGAACCGAACCAGATGGGGCTGTGGTAG
- a CDS encoding SPL family radical SAM protein, whose amino-acid sequence MVRTIPAKTILQKSRYEPSEWFGVDYVINLYRGCTHGCIYCDSRSNCYGIKDFEDVQVKEDSDVLLAKALHAKKKSGVISTGVVSDCYNIHEQDLRVTRSALSIIADCRFGADVNTKSPLVTRDIDVLQRISWANSASVRFTVTAADDALAKTVEPHAPSSSERFSALKEVSDGGVFTGIMLTPLIPFVTDTRENIEQIVELAHQGGAKFIYTLGGISIRDGQKEFFLDNLKHISPKLARQFKEVYGASYFCYSLELNDILKRMRELCDKANIAYHMDDIIKASKCQADREQATLF is encoded by the coding sequence ATGGTTCGCACGATTCCCGCCAAAACGATTCTTCAGAAGTCCCGATATGAACCTTCTGAATGGTTCGGCGTCGATTACGTTATTAACCTGTACCGCGGATGCACCCACGGATGCATTTACTGCGACAGCAGAAGCAATTGCTACGGGATAAAGGATTTCGAAGACGTGCAGGTCAAGGAAGATTCCGACGTACTTTTGGCGAAAGCGCTCCATGCAAAGAAGAAGAGCGGCGTCATCAGCACCGGCGTCGTTTCCGACTGCTACAACATACACGAGCAAGACCTCCGCGTGACGAGAAGCGCCCTTTCCATCATCGCCGACTGTCGGTTCGGGGCCGATGTCAACACGAAAAGCCCACTCGTCACCCGCGACATCGATGTGCTGCAGAGAATATCGTGGGCGAATTCGGCATCGGTCAGGTTCACCGTCACCGCTGCGGACGATGCGCTGGCGAAAACGGTAGAGCCGCATGCGCCTTCAAGCAGCGAGCGGTTTTCCGCTCTGAAAGAAGTCAGCGACGGCGGCGTGTTCACCGGCATCATGCTCACCCCTCTCATCCCGTTTGTCACCGACACGAGGGAAAACATCGAGCAGATCGTCGAGCTTGCCCATCAAGGCGGCGCGAAGTTCATCTACACGCTCGGCGGCATTTCCATCCGCGACGGGCAGAAAGAATTCTTCCTCGATAACCTGAAGCACATATCGCCGAAGCTCGCCCGGCAATTCAAGGAAGTGTACGGAGCGTCGTACTTTTGCTACAGCCTCGAATTGAACGATATTCTCAAGCGCATGAGAGAGCTGTGCGATAAGGCGAACATCGCGTATCACATGGACGACATCATCAAAGCAAGCAAATGCCAAGCCGATCGGGAGCAGGCAACCCTGTTCTGA
- a CDS encoding pyridoxamine 5'-phosphate oxidase family protein — MRDIEATIGKLIDHQNTSFLGSVGEDGYPGVKAMLPPRKREGIKTFYFTTNTSSRRVADFRRDPKACIYFVDRRFFRGVMLQGMMEVLEDATFKEMIWQPGDTTYYPEGVTDPDYCVLRFTAERGRYYRNFSSEDFTVE; from the coding sequence ATGAGGGATATCGAAGCGACCATCGGAAAGCTCATCGATCATCAGAATACGTCGTTTCTCGGGTCGGTCGGCGAAGACGGCTACCCTGGCGTCAAAGCGATGCTGCCTCCGAGAAAGCGCGAAGGCATCAAAACGTTCTACTTCACCACCAACACGTCGTCGAGGCGGGTGGCCGATTTTCGTCGTGACCCGAAAGCGTGCATCTATTTCGTCGATCGGCGTTTTTTCCGCGGTGTCATGCTTCAGGGCATGATGGAGGTGCTCGAAGACGCAACCTTCAAAGAGATGATCTGGCAACCGGGTGATACAACGTACTATCCCGAGGGCGTGACCGATCCCGATTACTGCGTTTTGCGCTTCACCGCCGAGCGTGGACGCTACTACCGCAATTTCTCGTCGGAAGATTTCACGGTGGAGTAA
- a CDS encoding response regulator transcription factor, producing the protein MARILIVDDDADLSAITARFLESEGYETTRAGSAEEAYDLLTRHPVDLVLLDINLPTEDGFAICSEIRRASTVPLIFASARTSETDRITGFDIGGDDYLPKPYSLRELLSHVKALLRRASDFSNPTATSRTVGPFAIDEAAGILAKNGEPVALSPKEFALACRLMRAPGTAVSKEQLLGDVWGPFSDVEPQTVSVHMNWLRTKLEDDPQHPRHFVTVRGKGYRFDPCETAS; encoded by the coding sequence ATGGCACGCATTCTCATTGTCGACGACGACGCCGATCTCTCGGCCATAACAGCGCGATTTCTCGAGTCGGAAGGGTACGAGACGACGCGGGCGGGCTCGGCCGAGGAAGCGTACGATCTCCTCACCCGCCACCCCGTTGATCTCGTGCTGCTCGACATCAACCTCCCAACCGAAGACGGATTCGCTATCTGTTCGGAAATCCGACGCGCAAGCACCGTTCCCCTTATCTTCGCCTCCGCGCGCACAAGCGAAACCGACCGCATAACCGGGTTCGACATCGGTGGGGATGATTACCTGCCGAAACCCTATTCCCTGCGCGAGCTCCTCTCGCACGTGAAGGCTCTTTTGCGCAGAGCGTCCGATTTCTCGAACCCGACGGCGACGTCCCGCACCGTCGGGCCGTTTGCCATAGACGAAGCCGCAGGCATTCTTGCCAAGAACGGCGAGCCTGTTGCGCTTTCGCCGAAGGAGTTCGCTCTCGCTTGCCGCCTCATGAGAGCGCCGGGTACCGCGGTGTCCAAAGAGCAGCTCCTTGGCGATGTGTGGGGACCGTTTTCCGATGTCGAGCCGCAGACGGTTTCAGTCCATATGAACTGGCTGCGCACGAAGCTCGAGGACGATCCCCAGCATCCGCGCCATTTCGTCACCGTACGCGGAAAGGGTTACCGGTTCGACCCGTGCGAGACGGCATCGTGA